Proteins encoded by one window of Streptomyces clavuligerus:
- a CDS encoding sensor histidine kinase, with protein MTRTEYPWLLPSAMAGSPGTGPGGTGRAPGPGGRPRRTVRDWVVDTVLFLGASLLGLTALDTSTQLNEGSAIVLLDQLLGAAACCALWPRRRWPVQLVLALAVVSIVTPAAGGAYLVALFSVAVHRPFRPVALVGGVAVLSAALQPAVRPDPSLGYLGSVVTGLLLVLLMVGWGMLVRSSRQLVVVLRERAERAEEEAVLRAEQAQRLAREAIAREMHDVLAHRLTLLSVHAGALEFRPDAPPAEVARAAGVIRDSAHEALQDLRQIIGVLRAPGEGDSADRPQPTLATLDTLVAEGRAAGASVVLDNRIADPAAVPAATGRTVYRIAQEGLTNARKHAPGAEVTVVVRGGPGEGVTVLVDNPAPPGEVPAVPGSGQGLIGLTERATLAGGTLRHGRTGDGGFHVQAWLPWSA; from the coding sequence ATGACGCGTACGGAGTATCCCTGGCTGCTGCCCTCGGCCATGGCGGGCTCGCCCGGCACCGGGCCCGGAGGCACGGGCCGGGCCCCGGGACCCGGCGGCAGGCCCCGGCGGACCGTGCGCGACTGGGTCGTGGACACCGTCCTCTTCCTCGGCGCCTCCCTGCTGGGCCTCACCGCCCTGGACACCAGCACACAGCTCAACGAGGGCTCGGCGATCGTCCTCCTCGACCAGCTCCTCGGCGCCGCCGCCTGCTGCGCCCTGTGGCCCCGGCGGCGCTGGCCGGTGCAGCTCGTCCTGGCCCTCGCGGTGGTGAGCATCGTCACCCCGGCCGCCGGAGGGGCGTATCTGGTCGCCCTGTTCAGCGTGGCCGTGCACCGCCCCTTCCGGCCGGTCGCCCTCGTCGGGGGCGTGGCGGTGCTGTCCGCCGCCCTCCAGCCGGCGGTCCGCCCCGACCCCTCCCTCGGCTACCTCGGCTCGGTCGTCACCGGGCTGCTCCTGGTGCTGCTGATGGTCGGCTGGGGCATGCTCGTCCGCTCCAGCCGACAGCTCGTCGTCGTCCTGCGGGAACGGGCCGAACGGGCCGAGGAGGAGGCCGTGCTCCGTGCCGAGCAGGCGCAGCGGCTCGCCCGTGAGGCCATCGCCCGGGAGATGCACGACGTCCTCGCGCACCGGCTCACCCTGCTGAGCGTCCACGCCGGTGCGCTGGAGTTCCGTCCGGACGCGCCGCCCGCGGAGGTCGCGCGCGCCGCCGGGGTGATCCGGGACAGCGCGCACGAGGCCCTCCAGGACCTCCGACAGATCATCGGGGTGCTGCGCGCCCCCGGCGAGGGCGACTCCGCGGACCGCCCGCAGCCGACCCTCGCCACCCTGGACACCCTGGTCGCCGAGGGCCGCGCCGCCGGGGCGAGCGTCGTCCTCGACAACCGGATCGCCGACCCGGCGGCCGTGCCCGCCGCCACCGGCCGCACCGTCTACCGCATCGCCCAGGAGGGCCTGACCAACGCCCGCAAGCACGCCCCCGGCGCGGAGGTCACCGTCGTCGTGCGGGGCGGTCCGGGCGAGGGCGTCACCGTGCTCGTCGACAATCCCGCGCCGCCCGGCGAGGTCCCGGCGGTGCCCGGCTCCGGGCAGGGGCTGATCGGGCTCACCGAACGCGCCACCCTGGCCGGGGGCACCCTCCGGCACGGCAGGACCGGAGACGGCGGATTCCATGTCCAAGCCTGGCTACCGTGGTCCGCATGA
- a CDS encoding dihydrofolate reductase family protein — MAQLTLTTFVTLDGVMQAPGAPDEDPSGGFGHGGWSVPYGDEEFGRFIVDVMERAGAFLLGRRTYDIFAGHWPQRTDPADPIASRLNALPKYVASTTLTDPAWAGTTVIGRSDLAADVRAVKDRTEGELQVHGSGQLAPFLLAHDLVDVLRLLVFPVVLGEGLRLFPEGARPTAFRHTGTRITASGVTLNAYAFDGRPRYGSYAD; from the coding sequence ATGGCTCAGCTCACCCTCACCACCTTCGTCACCCTCGACGGCGTCATGCAGGCACCCGGCGCGCCCGACGAGGACCCCAGCGGCGGCTTCGGCCACGGCGGCTGGTCCGTTCCCTACGGCGACGAGGAATTTGGCCGCTTCATCGTGGACGTCATGGAGCGGGCCGGGGCGTTTCTGCTCGGGCGGCGGACCTACGACATCTTCGCCGGGCACTGGCCGCAGCGGACCGACCCCGCCGACCCGATCGCCTCCCGGCTCAACGCCCTGCCCAAGTACGTCGCCTCCACCACGCTGACCGACCCCGCCTGGGCGGGCACCACGGTGATCGGCCGGAGCGACCTGGCCGCGGACGTCCGGGCGGTCAAGGACCGCACCGAGGGCGAACTCCAGGTGCACGGCAGCGGGCAGCTCGCCCCGTTCCTGCTCGCCCACGACCTCGTCGACGTCCTGCGGCTGCTGGTCTTCCCCGTGGTCCTCGGCGAGGGCCTGCGCCTCTTCCCCGAGGGCGCCAGGCCCACCGCCTTCCGGCACACCGGGACCCGTATCACCGCCTCGGGCGTCACCCTCAACGCCTACGCGTTCGACGGCCGCCCCCGGTACGGGAGTTACGCGGACTGA
- the alc gene encoding allantoicase, with translation MPPLPADHPPSAPDPCPSFTGAAAPYGGGDPYADYRTPGPAGFPFARRTGRSDPVDLADRRLGAAVVAANDEFFADRENLLTPGPAVFDPERFGHKGKIMDGWETRRRRGTGADRPHPRDGDHDWALVRLGAPGVVRGVVVDTAHFRGNHPQAVSVEAALVPGTPSPEELLAPGTAWTALVPRTPVGGHAANGFTVAVERRFTHLRLRQFPDGGVARLRVYGEVVPDPGWLAALGSFDLVALENGGQVEDASDRFYSPAAHTILPGRSRRMDEGWETRRRRDGGHDWIRYRLVERGEIRAVEIDTAYLKGNSAGWASLWLQDGTDGEWTEILPPTRLQPDSGHRFVLERPVTGDRLRLDIHPDGGISRLRVHGTLTPDATTRLHARHRSLTA, from the coding sequence GTGCCGCCCCTCCCGGCCGACCACCCGCCGTCCGCCCCCGACCCGTGCCCCTCCTTCACCGGGGCCGCCGCTCCCTACGGCGGCGGCGACCCCTACGCCGACTACCGGACCCCGGGACCCGCCGGATTCCCCTTCGCCCGCCGCACCGGCCGCAGCGATCCCGTCGACCTCGCCGACCGGCGGCTCGGCGCGGCCGTCGTCGCCGCCAACGACGAGTTCTTCGCGGACCGGGAGAACCTGCTCACCCCCGGCCCCGCCGTCTTCGACCCCGAACGCTTCGGCCACAAGGGCAAGATCATGGACGGTTGGGAGACCCGCCGCCGCCGGGGCACGGGCGCGGACCGGCCCCACCCGCGGGACGGCGACCACGACTGGGCGCTGGTACGGCTCGGAGCGCCCGGCGTGGTCCGGGGCGTCGTCGTCGACACCGCGCACTTCCGGGGCAACCACCCGCAGGCGGTGTCCGTCGAGGCGGCCCTCGTCCCCGGTACACCCTCCCCCGAGGAACTGCTCGCCCCGGGCACGGCCTGGACGGCCCTCGTCCCCCGCACCCCGGTCGGCGGCCACGCCGCGAACGGCTTCACCGTCGCCGTCGAGCGCCGCTTCACCCATCTGCGGCTGCGGCAGTTCCCCGACGGCGGTGTCGCCCGGCTGCGGGTGTACGGGGAGGTCGTCCCCGACCCCGGCTGGCTCGCCGCGCTCGGCTCGTTCGACCTGGTGGCCCTGGAGAACGGGGGACAGGTCGAGGACGCGTCCGACCGTTTCTACTCCCCGGCGGCCCACACCATCCTGCCGGGGCGCTCCCGCAGGATGGACGAGGGCTGGGAGACCCGGCGGCGGCGGGACGGCGGCCACGACTGGATTCGCTACCGGCTGGTGGAGCGCGGGGAGATCCGCGCCGTGGAGATCGACACGGCGTATCTCAAGGGGAACAGCGCCGGCTGGGCCTCGCTGTGGCTCCAGGACGGGACGGACGGCGAGTGGACCGAGATCCTGCCGCCGACACGGTTGCAGCCCGACAGCGGCCACCGCTTCGTCCTGGAACGCCCCGTCACCGGGGACCGGCTGCGGCTCGACATCCACCCGGACGGCGGCATCTCCCGCCTCCGCGTCCATGGAACCCTCACCCCCGACGCCACCACCCGCCTCCACGCCCGCCACCGCTCCCTGACGGCCTGA
- the allB gene encoding allantoinase AllB codes for MDESGARLVLRSRRVITPDGERPAAIAVSGGTITAVLPYDAPVPAGARLVDTGADAVLPGLVDTHVHINDPGRTEWEGFASATRAAVAGGVTTLVDMPLNSIPPTTTVGHLRTKQATARPRVHTDTGFWGGAVPDNTAELRPLHDAGVLGFKCFLSPSGVEEFPELDPAALERATAAIASFDGLLIVHAEDPAHLTGQRPGPRYPDFLASRPPAAEHSAVARLIGTARRLDARVHILHLSSASALPLIARARAEGVRITAETCPHFLALTAEEVPDGATEFKCCPPIREAANRDALWTGLADGTLDAVVSDHSPCATALKTGDFASAWGGISSLQLGLPVVWTEARRRGHTLADVARWMAHGPARLAGLDRKGAIAPGHDADFAVLAPDATFTVDPVRLHHRNRITAYTGRTLHGVVRSTWLRGERAAVDGVPAGPTGRLIERSA; via the coding sequence GTGGACGAGAGCGGTGCGCGTCTGGTGCTGCGGTCCCGACGGGTGATCACACCGGACGGGGAGCGGCCCGCCGCGATCGCCGTCAGCGGCGGCACGATCACCGCCGTCCTCCCGTACGACGCCCCCGTACCCGCCGGTGCCCGGCTCGTGGACACCGGGGCCGACGCCGTCCTCCCCGGCCTGGTCGACACCCATGTGCATATCAACGACCCCGGGCGCACGGAGTGGGAGGGGTTCGCCAGCGCCACCCGCGCGGCGGTCGCGGGAGGCGTCACCACCCTGGTCGACATGCCGCTCAACTCGATCCCCCCGACGACCACGGTCGGCCATCTGCGGACCAAACAGGCCACGGCACGGCCCCGGGTCCACACCGACACGGGGTTCTGGGGCGGGGCGGTCCCGGACAACACCGCCGAGCTGCGCCCCCTGCACGACGCGGGGGTCCTCGGCTTCAAGTGCTTCCTCTCGCCGTCCGGTGTCGAGGAGTTCCCGGAGCTGGACCCCGCGGCCCTGGAGCGCGCGACGGCCGCGATCGCCTCGTTCGACGGGCTGCTGATCGTGCACGCCGAGGACCCCGCCCACCTCACCGGCCAGCGGCCGGGACCCCGTTACCCGGACTTCCTCGCCTCCCGTCCCCCCGCGGCCGAACACAGCGCCGTCGCCCGGCTGATCGGCACCGCCCGGCGGCTGGACGCCCGGGTGCACATCCTGCATCTGTCGTCCGCTTCCGCGCTGCCCCTGATCGCCCGCGCGCGGGCGGAGGGCGTACGGATCACCGCCGAGACCTGCCCGCACTTCCTGGCCCTGACCGCCGAGGAAGTCCCCGACGGGGCGACCGAGTTCAAGTGCTGTCCGCCCATCCGCGAGGCCGCCAACCGGGACGCGCTCTGGACGGGGCTCGCCGACGGCACCCTGGACGCCGTCGTCTCGGACCACTCGCCCTGCGCCACCGCGCTGAAGACCGGCGACTTCGCCTCCGCGTGGGGCGGGATCTCCTCGCTCCAGCTCGGGCTGCCCGTCGTCTGGACCGAGGCCCGGCGGCGCGGCCACACCCTGGCGGACGTCGCCCGCTGGATGGCGCACGGCCCGGCGCGGCTGGCGGGCCTCGACCGCAAGGGCGCCATAGCGCCCGGTCACGACGCCGACTTCGCCGTCCTCGCGCCCGACGCGACCTTCACCGTCGACCCCGTGCGGCTGCACCACCGCAACCGGATCACCGCGTACACGGGGAGAACCCTCCACGGAGTCGTCCGTTCCACCTGGTTGCGCGGTGAACGCGCGGCGGTGGACGGCGTCCCGGCCGGGCCCACCGGCCGGCTCATCGAAAGGAGCGCCTGA
- a CDS encoding IclR family transcriptional regulator yields the protein MPTSSARASAATKSATSGGVQSLERAFDLLERMADAGGEVGLSELSVSSGLPLPTIHRLMRTLVACGCVRQQPNRRYALGPRLIRLGESASRLLGTWARPHLARLVEETGETANMALLDGDEVVYVAQVPSKHSMRMFTEVGRRVLPHSTGVGKALLAGVPPEEVRALLARTGMPAATERTITAPEEFLRALAEVRRQGYAVDDNEQEIGVRCLAVPVPGSPTLAAVSISGPAGRVTEAATGSIVPLLQEVARALSDELNSTGATGF from the coding sequence GTGCCGACGTCCAGCGCCCGCGCCTCCGCCGCCACCAAGTCCGCGACCAGCGGCGGGGTGCAGTCCCTGGAGCGCGCCTTCGATCTGCTCGAACGGATGGCCGACGCGGGTGGCGAGGTGGGGCTGAGCGAACTCTCCGTCAGCAGCGGACTTCCGCTGCCCACCATCCACCGGCTGATGCGCACCCTGGTGGCCTGCGGCTGTGTCCGGCAGCAGCCCAACCGCCGCTACGCGCTCGGCCCCCGGCTGATCCGGCTGGGCGAGTCGGCGTCCCGGCTGCTCGGGACCTGGGCCCGCCCCCATCTGGCCCGGCTGGTCGAGGAGACCGGCGAGACGGCGAACATGGCGCTGCTCGACGGCGACGAGGTCGTCTACGTCGCCCAGGTGCCGTCCAAACACTCCATGCGGATGTTCACCGAGGTCGGCCGCCGGGTGCTCCCCCACTCCACCGGCGTCGGCAAGGCGCTGCTCGCGGGCGTCCCGCCCGAGGAGGTGCGCGCGCTCCTGGCCAGGACCGGGATGCCCGCCGCCACCGAGCGGACCATCACCGCGCCGGAGGAGTTCCTGCGGGCGCTGGCGGAGGTGCGCCGCCAGGGGTACGCGGTCGACGACAACGAGCAGGAGATCGGCGTGCGCTGTCTCGCCGTTCCGGTCCCCGGCTCCCCCACCCTCGCCGCCGTCTCGATCTCGGGCCCGGCGGGCCGGGTCACCGAGGCCGCCACCGGCTCGATCGTGCCCCTGCTCCAGGAGGTGGCGCGGGCCCTGTCGGACGAGCTGAACAGCACCGGCGCGACGGGGTTCTGA
- a CDS encoding alpha/beta hydrolase, translated as MADKPAIVLVHGFWGGAAHWSKEILELRSRGYTDLHAVENPLTSLAEDAERTRKMVKQVDGPVILVGHSYGGAVITEAGDLPNVIGLVYVAAFAPDRGESPGQISQEHPPEAFENIVPDSDGYLWVAQDKYHWSFCADLSEEEAYVMAVTQKAPLASTFGDAIGDPAWRKKPVWYQVSTRDRMIDPGNERRMAERMSPRKIIELDASHASLASHPKDIADLIDDAAQG; from the coding sequence ATGGCCGACAAGCCCGCAATCGTCCTGGTGCATGGATTCTGGGGAGGCGCGGCGCACTGGAGCAAGGAGATCCTGGAGCTGCGCAGCCGCGGCTACACCGACCTCCACGCCGTGGAGAACCCGCTCACCTCGTTGGCCGAGGACGCCGAGCGGACCCGGAAGATGGTCAAGCAGGTGGACGGGCCCGTGATCCTCGTGGGCCACTCCTACGGCGGCGCCGTCATCACCGAGGCCGGTGACCTGCCCAACGTCATCGGGCTCGTCTATGTCGCGGCGTTCGCACCCGACCGGGGCGAGAGCCCGGGGCAGATCAGCCAGGAGCACCCGCCCGAGGCGTTCGAGAACATCGTGCCGGACTCCGACGGCTATCTCTGGGTCGCGCAGGACAAGTACCACTGGAGCTTCTGCGCGGACCTGTCCGAGGAGGAGGCGTATGTCATGGCGGTGACGCAGAAGGCGCCGCTCGCCTCGACCTTCGGGGACGCCATCGGCGACCCGGCCTGGCGGAAGAAGCCCGTCTGGTACCAGGTGTCGACCCGTGACCGGATGATCGACCCGGGCAATGAGCGCCGGATGGCGGAGCGGATGTCCCCGCGCAAGATCATCGAACTGGACGCGAGCCATGCCTCGCTGGCCTCGCACCCCAAGGACATCGCCGATCTGATCGACGACGCGGCCCAGGGCTGA
- a CDS encoding DUF5955 family protein codes for MRGGELLLRSVGQTPVTESGTETRDSQVTALGAAVRRLRRELAGHPGRFPDREIADRELAALAVLAAAGPTELQRMRRSLLLVAGAIGSVSALGPALMQVRSAVDGFGDPGP; via the coding sequence GTGCGAGGGGGAGAGCTTTTGTTGCGCAGCGTGGGGCAGACGCCGGTGACGGAAAGCGGTACGGAGACACGGGACTCACAGGTGACGGCATTGGGGGCCGCTGTGCGGCGGCTCCGCCGCGAGCTGGCCGGGCACCCCGGCCGCTTCCCCGACCGGGAGATCGCCGACCGGGAGCTGGCGGCCCTCGCCGTGCTGGCGGCGGCCGGACCGACGGAGCTCCAGCGGATGCGCCGCTCCCTGCTCCTGGTGGCGGGGGCGATCGGCTCGGTGAGCGCGCTGGGACCGGCGCTGATGCAGGTGCGGAGCGCGGTCGACGGGTTCGGCGATCCGGGCCCGTGA
- a CDS encoding nucleotidyltransferase family protein, translating into MLLAAGGGRRLGGRPKALLPHHGRPLVEHAARALRQGGCAPVYVVLGAAADRVRTAAELPGCVLLENPAWSEGMGTSLRTGLEALIGTDADAALVALVDQPGVGAEAVARVRSAYRSRAGLAAAGYGGGRGHPVLIGADHWRAVAEGARGDRGARDHLREHAASVLLVECGDIADPFDIDLPGDLGRLAP; encoded by the coding sequence CTGCTGCTCGCCGCCGGGGGCGGACGCAGGCTCGGCGGCCGGCCCAAGGCCCTCCTCCCCCACCACGGCCGTCCGCTGGTCGAACACGCCGCGCGGGCCCTGCGGCAGGGCGGCTGCGCCCCGGTGTACGTCGTCCTGGGGGCGGCGGCCGACCGGGTGCGGACGGCCGCCGAGCTGCCCGGCTGTGTCCTGCTGGAGAATCCGGCGTGGTCCGAGGGCATGGGCACATCGCTGCGCACCGGTCTTGAGGCGCTGATCGGCACGGACGCCGACGCGGCGCTGGTGGCTCTGGTGGACCAGCCGGGGGTGGGCGCGGAGGCGGTCGCGCGGGTCCGTTCCGCGTACCGCTCGCGCGCCGGCCTGGCGGCGGCCGGGTACGGGGGCGGACGCGGCCATCCGGTGCTCATCGGGGCGGACCACTGGCGGGCGGTCGCGGAGGGGGCGCGGGGCGACCGCGGGGCCCGGGACCATCTGCGGGAGCACGCCGCCTCGGTGCTGCTGGTCGAGTGCGGGGACATCGCCGACCCCTTCGACATCGACCTGCCCGGCGACCTCGGCCGTCTCGCCCCCTGA
- a CDS encoding FAD-dependent oxidoreductase yields MSEKNPHRGDVGRRSVLTGAAAVAGGAALSTALPAGAAQAAPKAAAATAGTRAITVPDVINVDRGDRRFPDLVRGNNQRWVANPDRVVLVTNPHQAARVVQETVSAGKRFTVRSGGHCYEDFVYSKDVQVVIDLSNMNKVGFDPAMDAFEVQAGASNFDVYETLYKLYGVSIPAGTCGTVGAGGHIMGGGYGLLSRLHGLTVDYLHAVEVVTVDTNGNATARIARRSDAFPKPGDPTPDPKLGHLYWAHTGGGGGNFGLLTRYWLRIPDATGGPANLLPKPPSEVFVQALAWKWDKITQTDFVQLVANFGTWHEKNSASNSPYNSLCGLLKLNNRAHGEIGLLTQMSADEPNARELLAAYQAEMSKGIGVAPTAMTLPMGEHAALPGFKEPRRLPWFHATDALSGGTAGKYGKYKSSYSPKGFSEFQIRAMYTHLTNGYDNGDALLQIDSYGGRINDVAADATAVPQRSSVLKSQFQTYWLQPGEEARHVKWIRDFYEAVYAQTGGVPVPNEFNDGCYVNYPDVDLGDPARNTSTTTWQTLYYKNNYRRLQLAKALWDPNNHFRHAQSITGKA; encoded by the coding sequence ATGAGCGAGAAGAACCCTCACCGCGGCGATGTCGGCCGACGTTCCGTACTGACCGGCGCCGCCGCCGTGGCCGGTGGAGCGGCCCTGTCCACGGCCCTCCCGGCGGGCGCCGCCCAGGCCGCCCCGAAGGCCGCGGCGGCCACCGCCGGTACCCGGGCCATCACGGTGCCCGATGTGATCAACGTCGACCGCGGCGACCGCCGCTTCCCCGACCTGGTGCGGGGCAACAACCAGCGCTGGGTCGCCAACCCCGACCGGGTCGTCCTGGTCACCAACCCGCACCAGGCCGCCCGGGTCGTCCAGGAAACGGTCTCGGCCGGAAAGCGGTTCACGGTCCGCAGCGGCGGCCACTGTTACGAGGACTTCGTCTACAGCAAGGACGTCCAGGTCGTCATCGACCTGTCGAACATGAACAAGGTCGGGTTCGACCCGGCCATGGACGCCTTCGAGGTCCAGGCCGGAGCCTCCAACTTCGATGTCTACGAGACCCTTTACAAGCTGTACGGGGTCAGCATCCCCGCCGGGACCTGCGGCACCGTCGGCGCGGGCGGCCACATCATGGGCGGCGGCTACGGTCTGCTCTCCCGGCTGCACGGACTGACGGTCGACTATCTGCACGCCGTCGAGGTCGTCACCGTGGACACGAACGGCAACGCCACCGCGCGCATCGCCCGCCGCAGCGACGCCTTCCCCAAGCCGGGCGACCCCACGCCCGACCCCAAGCTGGGGCATCTCTACTGGGCGCACACCGGTGGCGGCGGCGGCAACTTCGGTCTGCTCACCCGCTACTGGCTGCGGATACCCGACGCCACCGGCGGCCCCGCGAATCTGCTGCCCAAGCCGCCGTCCGAGGTCTTCGTCCAGGCCCTGGCCTGGAAGTGGGACAAGATCACCCAGACGGACTTCGTCCAGCTCGTGGCGAACTTCGGCACCTGGCACGAGAAGAACTCCGCGTCGAACTCCCCGTACAACTCCCTGTGCGGGCTGCTGAAGCTGAACAACCGGGCCCACGGCGAGATCGGTCTGCTCACCCAGATGAGCGCCGACGAGCCCAACGCCCGGGAGCTGCTGGCCGCCTACCAGGCGGAGATGAGCAAGGGCATCGGCGTGGCCCCCACGGCGATGACGCTGCCCATGGGTGAGCACGCCGCCCTGCCCGGGTTCAAGGAGCCGCGGCGGCTGCCCTGGTTCCACGCCACCGACGCGCTCAGCGGCGGCACCGCGGGCAAGTACGGCAAGTACAAGTCCTCGTACTCGCCGAAAGGTTTCTCCGAGTTCCAGATCAGGGCGATGTACACGCATCTGACCAATGGCTACGACAACGGCGACGCCCTGCTCCAGATCGACTCGTACGGCGGCAGGATCAACGATGTCGCCGCCGACGCCACCGCGGTGCCGCAGCGCTCCTCGGTGCTGAAGTCCCAGTTCCAGACGTACTGGCTCCAGCCCGGCGAAGAGGCCAGGCATGTGAAGTGGATACGCGACTTCTACGAGGCCGTGTACGCCCAGACCGGCGGCGTCCCGGTGCCGAACGAGTTCAACGACGGCTGCTACGTCAACTACCCCGACGTCGACCTCGGCGACCCCGCCCGGAACACCTCGACGACCACCTGGCAGACCCTCTACTACAAGAACAACTACCGTCGGCTCCAGCTCGCGAAGGCCCTCTGGGACCCGAACAACCACTTCCGGCACGCCCAGTCGATCACCGGCAAGGCATAA
- the aceB gene encoding malate synthase A encodes MSASAPSRPAVVTAPAVPRQDEVLTEAALVFLAELHRRFTPRRDELLARRARRRAEISRTGTLDFLPETAHVRADDSWRVAPAPPALQDRRVEITGPADRRMTVNALNSGARVWLADFEDSSAPTWENVISGQLALSDAYHRRIDFTDERSGKSYALRPDAELATVVMRPRGWHLPERHLTGPDGGVLPGALVDFGLCFFHTARRLLDLGKGPYFYLPKLESHQEARLWNDIFLFAQEQLGIPRGTIRATVLIETITAAYEMEEILYELREHASGLNAGRWDYLFSIIKNFRDAGPGFVLPDRNAITMTAPFMRAYTELLVRTCHRRGAHAIGGMAAFIPSRRDPEINRAAFEKVRADKDREAADGFDGSWVAHPDLVPVALASFDAVLGDRPHQKDRLREEVSVTAAELIAVGSPAARPTAAGLLNAVRVGIRYIEAWLRGTGAVAIFHLMEDAATAEISRSQIWQWINAGVVLENGERVTPALVRTLAAGELGALRETLGGEEYAAGRWQEAHDLLLRVALDEEYADFLTLPAYERLTG; translated from the coding sequence ATGTCCGCATCAGCCCCGTCCCGGCCGGCCGTCGTCACCGCCCCCGCGGTGCCCCGTCAGGACGAGGTCCTCACCGAAGCCGCCCTGGTCTTCCTGGCCGAGCTGCACCGGAGGTTCACCCCGCGCCGCGACGAACTCCTCGCCCGGCGCGCGCGGCGCCGGGCGGAGATCTCCCGTACCGGCACGCTCGACTTCCTGCCGGAGACGGCCCATGTCCGCGCGGACGACTCCTGGCGGGTGGCCCCCGCTCCCCCGGCCCTCCAGGACCGCCGGGTCGAGATCACCGGCCCGGCCGACCGCAGGATGACGGTCAACGCCCTGAACTCGGGCGCCCGTGTCTGGCTCGCCGACTTCGAGGACTCCTCCGCGCCCACCTGGGAGAACGTGATCTCCGGGCAGCTCGCGCTGAGCGACGCGTACCACCGGCGGATCGACTTCACCGACGAGCGCTCCGGCAAGTCCTACGCCCTGAGGCCCGATGCCGAGCTGGCCACGGTGGTGATGCGGCCCCGGGGCTGGCATCTGCCGGAACGCCATCTCACCGGACCGGACGGCGGGGTCCTCCCGGGCGCCCTGGTCGACTTCGGCCTCTGCTTCTTCCACACCGCGCGCCGTCTGCTCGACCTCGGCAAGGGGCCCTACTTCTATCTGCCCAAACTGGAGTCGCACCAGGAGGCACGGCTCTGGAACGATATCTTCCTCTTCGCCCAGGAGCAGTTGGGCATCCCCCGGGGCACGATCCGCGCGACCGTGCTGATCGAGACGATCACCGCCGCGTACGAGATGGAGGAGATCCTGTACGAGCTGCGCGAGCACGCCTCCGGGCTGAACGCGGGCCGCTGGGACTATCTCTTCTCGATCATCAAGAACTTCCGTGACGCCGGGCCGGGTTTCGTCCTCCCCGACCGCAACGCGATCACCATGACCGCGCCGTTCATGCGCGCCTACACCGAACTGCTCGTCCGCACCTGCCACCGGCGCGGCGCGCACGCCATCGGCGGCATGGCCGCGTTCATCCCCTCCCGCCGGGACCCGGAGATCAACCGGGCCGCGTTCGAGAAGGTCCGCGCCGACAAGGACCGCGAGGCCGCCGACGGCTTCGACGGCTCCTGGGTCGCGCACCCCGATCTGGTGCCCGTCGCCCTCGCCTCCTTCGACGCCGTCCTCGGCGACCGTCCGCACCAGAAGGACCGGCTCCGCGAGGAGGTCTCCGTCACCGCAGCCGAACTGATCGCCGTCGGCTCACCGGCCGCCCGGCCGACCGCCGCAGGGCTGCTCAACGCCGTCCGGGTCGGCATCCGCTATATCGAGGCATGGCTGCGCGGAACCGGCGCCGTCGCCATCTTCCACCTCATGGAGGACGCCGCCACGGCGGAGATCTCCCGCTCGCAGATCTGGCAGTGGATCAACGCCGGAGTCGTCCTGGAGAACGGGGAACGGGTCACGCCCGCGCTGGTGCGGACACTGGCCGCCGGGGAGCTGGGCGCGCTCCGCGAGACGCTGGGCGGGGAGGAGTACGCGGCGGGCCGCTGGCAGGAGGCCCACGATCTGCTGCTGAGGGTGGCGCTCGACGAGGAGTACGCGGACTTCCTCACCCTGCCCGCGTACGAGCGGCTGACCGGCTGA